The following are from one region of the Sphaerochaeta sp. genome:
- the thyX gene encoding FAD-dependent thymidylate synthase, producing MAHCVVPEAEAVLDKEFPVLDHGFVRLVDYLGSDQRIVQSARVSYGEGTKTYREDKGLINYLMRNDHTSPFEQVNFTFHVKMPIFVARQWIRHRTGRVNEISGRYSIMKDEMYQPDPAHINMQSEVNRQGRADEPVSDEVAKQVLAIMDEDQKRAYENYRKLVDMGIAREVSRIDLPLSLYTEWYWNMDLHNLFHFLQLRLDPHAQWEIRVYAQQILELVRLVCPIATEAFENHRKNGVTFSGSEMVALKAMLAGMENPLKGRSKELFEAKLK from the coding sequence ATGGCACATTGTGTGGTTCCGGAAGCGGAAGCGGTATTGGATAAGGAATTTCCCGTGCTTGATCACGGATTCGTACGATTGGTCGATTATCTGGGCAGTGACCAGCGGATCGTCCAGAGCGCCCGTGTCTCCTATGGAGAAGGCACCAAGACGTATCGTGAGGACAAAGGGTTGATCAACTACCTGATGAGGAACGATCATACCTCGCCGTTCGAGCAGGTGAACTTCACGTTCCACGTCAAGATGCCGATCTTCGTGGCGCGGCAGTGGATCCGTCACCGGACCGGACGGGTCAATGAGATCAGCGGCAGGTATTCCATCATGAAGGATGAGATGTATCAGCCCGATCCCGCCCACATCAACATGCAGAGCGAGGTCAACCGGCAGGGACGGGCCGATGAACCGGTTTCCGATGAGGTGGCAAAACAGGTGCTTGCCATCATGGATGAGGACCAGAAGCGGGCCTATGAGAACTACCGCAAGCTGGTGGACATGGGTATCGCACGTGAGGTCTCACGGATCGACCTGCCTCTTTCCCTGTACACGGAATGGTACTGGAACATGGATCTCCATAACCTGTTCCACTTCCTGCAGCTTCGTCTGGATCCCCACGCCCAGTGGGAGATCCGGGTGTACGCCCAGCAGATTCTTGAACTGGTCAGGCTGGTCTGCCCCATCGCCACCGAGGCGTTTGAGAACCATCGGAAAAACGGGGTGACCTTCAGCGGCAGTGAAATGGTCGCCCTGAAGGCCATGCTGGCCGGTATGGAGAATCCGCTGAAAGGACGGAGCAAAGAGCTGTTTGAGGCGAAGCTGAAGTAG
- a CDS encoding RsmE family RNA methyltransferase, which translates to MNIILFERMPEGNLIPKDDYRYQHITEILHLGVGDAFQMGVVGGAKGKAVITDVDPSGIRFTFTVTDPTSGTLYPVTLLVGQVRPICMRRILREAVDLGVETIVLSGCELTEKSYLEAKLYTSGEYRSILLDGAMQSGETGVSEVRFAPSVADALRMVPSGAQKLLLDNVIGKERLASVSITGKRVVMAIGPERGFTDHERQLFLDDGYQPLLLGRRILRTETACSAATAMLLGRMGL; encoded by the coding sequence ATGAACATCATCCTGTTTGAGCGGATGCCCGAGGGGAATCTGATCCCCAAGGACGATTACCGCTACCAGCACATCACCGAGATCCTCCACCTGGGGGTGGGGGACGCGTTCCAGATGGGAGTGGTGGGCGGCGCCAAAGGGAAGGCGGTCATCACGGATGTGGATCCGTCAGGCATCCGGTTCACGTTCACCGTGACGGATCCCACCTCGGGAACGTTGTATCCGGTGACCTTGCTGGTCGGCCAGGTGCGGCCCATCTGCATGCGGAGGATCCTCCGTGAAGCGGTTGACCTGGGGGTGGAAACCATAGTACTGTCCGGGTGCGAACTGACGGAAAAGTCGTACCTGGAAGCCAAGTTGTACACCAGCGGCGAGTACCGTTCCATTCTGTTGGATGGGGCGATGCAGAGCGGTGAGACCGGAGTCAGTGAAGTGCGGTTCGCCCCCAGCGTGGCGGATGCGCTTCGCATGGTGCCTTCCGGCGCCCAGAAGCTGCTTCTGGACAATGTGATCGGCAAGGAGCGTCTGGCTTCGGTGTCCATCACGGGAAAGCGGGTCGTCATGGCCATCGGACCGGAACGGGGGTTCACCGATCATGAACGCCAATTGTTTCTGGATGATGGTTATCAGCCGTTGCTTTTGGGCCGCCGGATACTCCGGACGGAGACGGCATGCAGCGCGGCTACGGCCATGCTGTTGGGAAGAATGGGTTTGTAA